Proteins from a genomic interval of Syngnathus typhle isolate RoL2023-S1 ecotype Sweden linkage group LG15, RoL_Styp_1.0, whole genome shotgun sequence:
- the slc22a6l gene encoding solute carrier family 22 member 6, producing the protein MAFGDLLEQVGSTGRFQILHVTLLSIPVLLMASHNLLQNFVAAVPPHYCSAHANFSQRQLSPQEILTVTVPLDQTGNRQSCRRYVAPQWHLLDSNATLKYQEEMDDISLQECTDGWSYNMTGMTSSIIAEWDLVCDLRSLKQMGQTVYMGGVLVGSIVLGSLADKFGRRILLIISHLLMAVAGTGAAFSTSFPIFCLCRFGCGMALSGIGLNTFSLIVEWIPTRVRTGVGTITGYCYTVGQLLQAAIAYFIRDWRWLTLAVSSPFYIFFIYSWWFHESSRWLVLSQNYDKAIKNLKSVAKINGRHKEGDKVDLNMVQESMKKEMSCSQGSYTVIDLFRTPTMRSMTICLGAVWLSTSFAYYGLAMDLQKFGVDFYLIQVIFGAVDIPAKVVINLTMSFIGRRPSQSGALIIAGITILINLMVPQEHQMLRTSLAVMGKGCLAASFNCCYLYSGELFPTIIRQNGMGWVSMTARVGAMVAPMVLLSGDYIPWLPGLIYGGAPIISGVAAMFLPETLGSPLPDTIQDVEDRGSGRVSKTQPKQAAAMQDTEANLLKQVV; encoded by the exons ATGGCATTTGGTGACCTCCTGGAGCAGGTGGGCAGCACGGGCCGCTTCCAGATCCTGCATGTAACCCTGTTGAGTATTCCAGTGCTACTAATGGCCAGTCACAACCTGCTGCAGAATTTCGTGGCGGCCGTGCCTCCCCACTACTGCAGTGCACATGCGAACTTCTCTCAGCGACAGCTCAGCCCGCAAGAGATCTTAACAGTCACTGTGCCTTTGGACCAAACGGGCAACCGTCAGAGCTGCCGGCGCTATGTTGCGCCACAGTGGCACCTCCTGGACTCGAATGCAACTTTGAAATACCAGGAAGAAATGGACGATATTAGCCTCCAGGAATGCACTGATGGTTGGTCTTACAATATGACTGGCATGACCTCCTCAATCATAGCGGAG TGGGATTTGGTGTGTGATCTGCGCTCTTTGAAGCAAATGGGCCAAACCGTCTACATGGGAGGTGTTCTTGTGGGATCCATTGTCTTGGGAAGTCTTGCTGACAA GTTCGGACGACGCATCCTATTGATCATTTCCCACCTGCTGATGGCAGTGGCCGGGACGGGTGCTGCTTTCTCCACATCCTTCCCCATCTTCTGCCTGTGCCGCTTCGGTTGCGGAATGGCTCTTTCCGGCATAGGCCTCAACACCTTCTCGCTCA tcgtgGAGTGGATCCCAACCCGTGTTCGGACCGGAGTGGGCACCATCACAGGTTACTGTTACACGGTGGGACAGTTACTCCAGGCGGCTATCGCTTACTTCATTCGGGATTGGAGGTGGTTGACCTTGGCGGTGTCTTCACCTTTCTACATCTTCTTCATCTACTCATG GTGGTTTCATGAATCTTCAAGATGGTTGGTCCTGAGCCAAAACTACGACAAAGCCATCAAGAACCTTAAAAGCGTTGCTAAAATTAACGGACGTCATAAGGAGGGCGACAAAGTTGACCTTAAC ATGGTGCAAGAGTCTATGAAGAAAGAGATGTCATGCTCCCAAGGCTCCTACACTGTCATAGATCTGTTCCGTACTCCCACCATGCGCTCGATGACAATCTGCCTGGGTGCTGTCTG GCTATCAACAAGCTTTGCCTACTATGGGCTAGCCATGGACCTCCAGAAGTTTGGAGTGGACTTCTACTTAATCCAAGTCATCTTTGGGGCTGTGGACATCCCCGCTAAAGTGGTCATAAATCTGACTATGAGTTTCATCGGACGCCGTCCATCCCAAAGTGGCGCGCTTATCATTGCTGGAATCACAATATTAATCAACCTCATGGTACCTCAAG AGCATCAGATGCTGCGCACCTCTCTGGCGGTTATGGGGAAAGGCTGTCTCGCTGCCTCCTTCAATTGCTGTTACCTTTACTCTGGAGAGCTCTTCCCCACCATTATTCG TCAGAATGGAATGGGGTGGGTATCGATGACGGCTCGCGTGGGAGCCATGGTGGCCCCCATGGTGCTCCTGAGCGGTGACTACATACCTTGGCTGCCGGGTTTGATCTACGGAGGAGCTCCCATCATCAGTGGAGTGGCTGCCATGTTCCTCCCGGAAACGCTCGGGTCGCCACTTCCTGACACGATACAAGATGTGGAAGACAG GGGCTCTGGGAGAGTGTCCAAAACGCAACCAAAGCAAGCAGCCGCTATGCAAGACACTGAGGCCAATCTCCTGAAGCAGGTCGTCTGA
- the pygma gene encoding glycogen phosphorylase, muscle form: protein MSKPLSDHDRKKQISVRGLAGPDNVSELKLNFNRHLHFTLAKDRNVATRRDYYFALAHTVRDHLIGRWIRTQQHYYEKDPKRVYYISLEFYMGRTLQNTMVNLALENACDEATYQLGLDMEELEEMEEDAGLGNGGLGRLAACFLDSMASLGLAAYGYGIRYEFGIFNQKIVNGWQVEEADDWLRYGNAWEKARPEYMRPVHFYGKTEHHPDGVKWVDTQVVLALPYDTPVPGYRNNVVNTMRLWSAKAPCEFNLKDFNVGGYIQAVLDRNLAENISRVLYPNDNFFEGKELRLKQEYFVVSATLQDIIRRFKVSKFGSREIARTDFSKLPDKVAIQLNDTHPAMAIPELMRVLVDEEKLPWDKAWDVCVRTCAYTNHTVLPEALERWPVDLFAHLLPRHLEIIFEINRRHLENVAAKFPGDHERLARMSLVEEGGQKRINMAHLCIVGSHAVNGVAQIHSDILKATVFKDFYEMEPHKFQNKTNGITPRRWLVMCNPGLAEVIAERIGEDFIRDLDQLQRLRKLVNDEAFIRDVAKVKQENKLKFAVHLEDHYKVKINPSSMFDVQVKRIHEYKRQLLNCLHIITYYNRIKKEPNKQWTPRTVMIGGKAAPGYHTAKMIIRMITAIGEVVNNDPVVGDRLKVIFLENYRVTLAEKAIPAADLSEQISTAGTEASGTGNMKFMLNGALTIGTMDGANVEMAEEAGDGNLFIFGMRVDDVDEMDRKGYNAQEYYNRLPELKQAIDQIAGGFFSPKQPDLFKEIVNMLMHHDRFKVFADYEDYIKCQEKVNALYKNPKEWTKKVIHNIAGCGKFSSDRTIAQYAREIWGVEPTLEKLPDPDNLH, encoded by the exons ATGTCCAAACCCTTGTCCGACCATGACAGGAAGAAGCAGATCTCTGTGCGAGGCCTGGCCGGCCCCGATAATGTCTCCGAGCTGAAGCTGAATTTCAACAGGCACCTCCACTTCACGCTGGCCAAAGACAGAAATGTGGCAACGAGAAGGGATTACTACTTTGCTCTTGCCCACACCGTGCGGGACCACTTGATCGGCAGGTGGATCAGAACCCAGCAGCACTACTATGAGAAAGATCCCAAA CGTGTTTACTACATTTCGCTGGAGTTCTACATGGGCCGCACCCTCCAGAACACCATGGTGAACCTCGCACTGGAAAACGCCTGCGATGAAGCCACATACCAG TTGGGTCTGGACATGGAGGAACTGGAGGAAATGGAAGAAGATGCCGGTTTGGGAAATGGTGGACTTGGTCGACTAGCCG CTTGTTTCCTGGACTCTATGGCGTCCCTCGGCCTGGCTGCCTATGGTTACGGTATCCGCTATGAATTCGGCATCTTCAATCAGAAAATAGTGAACGGCTGGCAG GTTGAAGAGGCCGATGATTGGCTGCGCTATGGCAACGCCTGGGAGAAAGCACGTCCAGAGTATATGCGCCCCGTGCACTTCTACGGCAAGACCGAGCATCACCCCGATGGAGTCAAATGGGTTGACACACag GTAGTTTTGGCTCTGCCATATGACACCCCGGTCCCTGGCTACAGAAACAACGTAGTCAACACCATGAGGCTGTGGTCTGCAAAGGCGCCGTGTGAATTTAACCTTAAAGACT tcaaTGTCGGTGGCTACATTCAAGCTGTGTTGGACCGTAACCTGGCTGAGAACATCTCTCGCGTGCTGTATCCCAATGACAAC TTTTTTGAGGGCAAGGAGCTGCGTCTGAAGCAGGAATACTTTGTGGTGTCTGCCACCCTGCAAGACATCATTCGCCGTTTCAAGGTCTCCAAGTTTGGCTCCAGGGAGATTGCTCGCACAGATTTCAGCAAACTGCCtgacaag gttgCCATCCAGCTGAATGACACTCACCCAGCTATGGCTATTCCTGAGCTGATGAGGGTTCTGGTTGATGAAGAGAAGCTTCCATGGGATAAG GCTTgggacgtgtgtgtgcgtacgtgtgccTACACCAATCACACAGTCCTCCCAGAAGCTCTGGAGCGATGGCCAGTGGACCTGTTTGCCCATCTGTTGCCCCGCCACTTGGAAATTATCTTTGAGATCAACCGTCGCCACCTGGAG AACGTCGCTGCAAAGTTCCCCGGCGATCATGAGCGTCTGGCCCGTATGTCCCTGGTTGAAGAAGGTGGACAGAAGAGGATCAACATGGCCCATTTGTGCATCGTCGGCTCACACGCGGTCAACGGCGTGGCCCAGATCCACTCAGACATCCTCAAAGCCACTGT CTTCAAGGACTTCTACGAAATGGAGCCACATAAGTTCCAGAACAAGACGAACGGCATCACCCCTCGCCGCTGGCTGGTGATGTGCAACCCTGGCCTGGCTGAGGTCATCGCCGAG AGAATCGGCGAGGACTTCATCCGTGACCTCGATCAGCTGCAGCGCCTGCGCAAGCTCGTGAACGACGAAGCTTTCATCCGCGATGTTGCCAAAGTGAAGCAG GAAAATAAACTCAAGTTTGCCGTGCATTTGGAAGATCACTATAAGGTTAAGATCAATCCGAGCTCCATGTTTGACGTCCAAGTCAAGAGAATCCACGAATACAAGAGGCAGCTGCTCAACTGTCTGCACATCATCACCTATTATAACC GAATCAAGAAAGAGCCCAACAAGCAGTGGACACCAAGAACCGTTATGATTGGCGGAAAG gccgcTCCTGGCTACCACACTGCCAAGATGATTATTCGTATGATCACAGCTATCGGCGAAGTGGTCAACAATGATCCCGTGGTGGGAGACCGCCTCAAAGTTATCTTTTTGGAGAACTACAGAGTCACACTTGCTGAGAAAG CCATCCCAGCTGCTGACCTCTCCGAGCAGATCTCCACGGCAGGCACAGAGGCCTCCGGCACCGGCAATATGAAGTTCATGCTGAACGGCGCTCTGACCATCGGAACTATGGATGGAGCCAACGTGGAGATGGCTGAGGAAGCTGGCGATGGCAATCTCTTTATCTTTGGCATGAGAGTGGATGACGTTGATGAAATGGACAGGAAAGG GTACAATGCTCAAGAGTACTACAATCGCCTGCCTGAGCTGAAACAAGCCATTGACCAGATCGCTGGAGGCTTCTTCAGCCCAAAGCAGCCTGACTTGTTCAAAGAAATCGTCAACATGCTGATGCACCACGACAG ATTTAAGGTCTTTGCTGATTATGAGGACTACATTAAATGCCAGGAGAAAGTCAATGCGCTTTATAAG AACCCCAAGGAATGGACCAAGAAGGTGATCCACAACATTGCTGGATGTGGAAAGTTCTCCAGTGACCGTACCATCGCCCAGTACGCCCGTGAGATCTGGGGAGTGGAGCCCACACTGGAGAAACTCCCCGACCCTGATAACCTACACTAA